A single Fundulus heteroclitus isolate FHET01 chromosome 4, MU-UCD_Fhet_4.1, whole genome shotgun sequence DNA region contains:
- the wdr76 gene encoding WD repeat-containing protein 76 isoform X2, with protein MLTTQTKRDSTAKVRRSSRSVVAPKRLNFSPDATDNTATKKKKTKTENEKPEREMIKDEDAEDVVDQPAGGHGGLSEYELERLENIRKNQAFLSSINLLQAREDLQQTTRPKPSQRGLRSQVAIKEILPPRKSLRLQNKPSDQFTLPDEPKNVSHHDLTSVFKKPAGPLLMNPINQDENFKLPRQLLELFSEDIKERKRNVDLKEYIASLKNMKISEDCVAKVVKDRIFSVAFHPCSSSLLMAAGDKWGKVGLWNLGAEWGDDGVLLFEPHSRPVSCLAFSRFQPTQLLSVSYDGSLRCMDVEKAVFDDVYDVDDGLKTFDFMSDDCSTLVVGNWFGDVAIVDRRTPGNSHESLHSLNTTAVRCVSVHPLQMQYFAAAESRTVSIYDNRYLKKTTSKAVCHLHGHALSISSAYFSPSTGNRVLTSCLDNHIRIYDTSSLTSEPPLLKSISHDMQTGRWLSNLSAVWDPKQSDCFVVGSMRRPRRVEVFHESGQLLHSFLDENLSTVLSVTAFHPTRNALLGGNSSGRMHVIYS; from the exons ATGTTAACCACACAAACAAAACGTGACTCTACGGCAAAG GTCCGGCGGTCTTCTCGGAGCGTCGTGGCCCCCAAACGCCTCAACTTCTCTCCGGACGCAACAGATAACACGGCGACGAAGAAGAAA aaaacaaaaaccgaAAACGAAAAGCCAGAGAGGGAGATGATAAAAGATGAAGACGCTGAAGATGTAGTGGACCAGCCGGCT GGTGGTCACGGAGGACTTTCTGAATATGAACTGGAGCGCCTGGAGAACATCAGGAAGAACCAGGCTTTTTTGTCCTCCATCAACTTGCTGCAG GCTAGAGAGGATTTGCAGCAGACCACACGACCAAAGCCATCTCAGCGAGGTTTGAG GTCACAGGTTGCCATTAAGGAAATACTTCCACCTCGTAAATCCCTGCGGCTTCAAAATAAACCTTCAGACCAGTTCACTCTTCCCGACGAACCCAAAAATGTGTCTCATCATGATTTG ACCAGCGTTTTCAAGAAGCCTGCTGGGCCTCTTCTCATGAATCCCATAAACCAGGATGAGAATTTCAAACTACCACGACAACTTCTTGAGCTCTTCTCTGAG gacataaaggagagaaaaaggaaCGTTGACCTGAAAGA GTATATTGCTTCACTGAAAAACATGAAGATATCAGAAGACTGTGTGGCCAAAGTGGTGAAAGATCGCATCTTCTCTGTAGCCTTCCATCCATGCAGCAGCAGTCTGCTGATGGCTGCTGGAGACAAGTGGGGAAAAGTGGGACTCTGGAATTTG GGTGCTGAATGGGGCGATGATGGTGTTCTGCTCTTTGAGCCCCACTCTCGTCCGGTGAGCTGCTTGGCGTTCTCCAGGTTTCAACCCACCCAGCTGCTGAGCGTCAGCTATGACGGATCATTGCGCTGCATGGATGTAGAGAAGGCCGTCTTTGATGAT GTGTATGACGTTGACGATGGACTGAAGACGTTTGACTTTATGTCAGATGACTGCTCAACACTTGTCGTTGGAAACTGGTTTGGAGATGTTGCCATCGTAGACAGGCGGACTCCAGG AAACTCCCATGAGTCCCTCCACTCACTTAACACCACGGCCGTGCGCTGTGTAAGCGTCCACCCTCTCCAGATGCAGTACTTTGCTGCAGCCGAAAGCAG GACAGTGAGTATTTATGACAATAGATACCTTAAGAAGACCACAAGCAAGGCGGTGTGTCATCTGCATGGGCATGCTTTATCCATTAGCAGTGCTTATTTCTCACCTAGCACAGGGAACAGAGTTCTCACCTCATGTTTGGATAACCACATAAG GATATATGACACATCTTCATTGACTTCTGAACCTCCCTTGCTCAAATCCATCAG TCATGACATGCAGACAGGCCGGTGGTTGTCGAACCTATCAGCAGTTTGGGACCCTAAACAGTCGGACTGCTTTGTGGTGGGAAGTATGAGAAGGCCTCGGAGGGTGGAGGTGTTCCATGAAAGCGGCCAGCTGCTGCACTCATTCTTGGACGAGAACCTTAGCACGGTGCTGTCCGTCACCGCCTTTCACCCCACAAGAAATGCCCTGCTGGGGGGGAATTCATCAGGACGCATGCATGTCATCTACAGTTGA
- the wdr76 gene encoding WD repeat-containing protein 76 isoform X1: protein MLTTQTKRDSTAKYLTPDAKVRRSSRSVVAPKRLNFSPDATDNTATKKKKTKTENEKPEREMIKDEDAEDVVDQPAGGHGGLSEYELERLENIRKNQAFLSSINLLQAREDLQQTTRPKPSQRGLRSQVAIKEILPPRKSLRLQNKPSDQFTLPDEPKNVSHHDLTSVFKKPAGPLLMNPINQDENFKLPRQLLELFSEDIKERKRNVDLKEYIASLKNMKISEDCVAKVVKDRIFSVAFHPCSSSLLMAAGDKWGKVGLWNLGAEWGDDGVLLFEPHSRPVSCLAFSRFQPTQLLSVSYDGSLRCMDVEKAVFDDVYDVDDGLKTFDFMSDDCSTLVVGNWFGDVAIVDRRTPGNSHESLHSLNTTAVRCVSVHPLQMQYFAAAESRTVSIYDNRYLKKTTSKAVCHLHGHALSISSAYFSPSTGNRVLTSCLDNHIRIYDTSSLTSEPPLLKSISHDMQTGRWLSNLSAVWDPKQSDCFVVGSMRRPRRVEVFHESGQLLHSFLDENLSTVLSVTAFHPTRNALLGGNSSGRMHVIYS, encoded by the exons ATGTTAACCACACAAACAAAACGTGACTCTACGGCAAAG TACCTGACTCCCGATGCAAAGGTCCGGCGGTCTTCTCGGAGCGTCGTGGCCCCCAAACGCCTCAACTTCTCTCCGGACGCAACAGATAACACGGCGACGAAGAAGAAA aaaacaaaaaccgaAAACGAAAAGCCAGAGAGGGAGATGATAAAAGATGAAGACGCTGAAGATGTAGTGGACCAGCCGGCT GGTGGTCACGGAGGACTTTCTGAATATGAACTGGAGCGCCTGGAGAACATCAGGAAGAACCAGGCTTTTTTGTCCTCCATCAACTTGCTGCAG GCTAGAGAGGATTTGCAGCAGACCACACGACCAAAGCCATCTCAGCGAGGTTTGAG GTCACAGGTTGCCATTAAGGAAATACTTCCACCTCGTAAATCCCTGCGGCTTCAAAATAAACCTTCAGACCAGTTCACTCTTCCCGACGAACCCAAAAATGTGTCTCATCATGATTTG ACCAGCGTTTTCAAGAAGCCTGCTGGGCCTCTTCTCATGAATCCCATAAACCAGGATGAGAATTTCAAACTACCACGACAACTTCTTGAGCTCTTCTCTGAG gacataaaggagagaaaaaggaaCGTTGACCTGAAAGA GTATATTGCTTCACTGAAAAACATGAAGATATCAGAAGACTGTGTGGCCAAAGTGGTGAAAGATCGCATCTTCTCTGTAGCCTTCCATCCATGCAGCAGCAGTCTGCTGATGGCTGCTGGAGACAAGTGGGGAAAAGTGGGACTCTGGAATTTG GGTGCTGAATGGGGCGATGATGGTGTTCTGCTCTTTGAGCCCCACTCTCGTCCGGTGAGCTGCTTGGCGTTCTCCAGGTTTCAACCCACCCAGCTGCTGAGCGTCAGCTATGACGGATCATTGCGCTGCATGGATGTAGAGAAGGCCGTCTTTGATGAT GTGTATGACGTTGACGATGGACTGAAGACGTTTGACTTTATGTCAGATGACTGCTCAACACTTGTCGTTGGAAACTGGTTTGGAGATGTTGCCATCGTAGACAGGCGGACTCCAGG AAACTCCCATGAGTCCCTCCACTCACTTAACACCACGGCCGTGCGCTGTGTAAGCGTCCACCCTCTCCAGATGCAGTACTTTGCTGCAGCCGAAAGCAG GACAGTGAGTATTTATGACAATAGATACCTTAAGAAGACCACAAGCAAGGCGGTGTGTCATCTGCATGGGCATGCTTTATCCATTAGCAGTGCTTATTTCTCACCTAGCACAGGGAACAGAGTTCTCACCTCATGTTTGGATAACCACATAAG GATATATGACACATCTTCATTGACTTCTGAACCTCCCTTGCTCAAATCCATCAG TCATGACATGCAGACAGGCCGGTGGTTGTCGAACCTATCAGCAGTTTGGGACCCTAAACAGTCGGACTGCTTTGTGGTGGGAAGTATGAGAAGGCCTCGGAGGGTGGAGGTGTTCCATGAAAGCGGCCAGCTGCTGCACTCATTCTTGGACGAGAACCTTAGCACGGTGCTGTCCGTCACCGCCTTTCACCCCACAAGAAATGCCCTGCTGGGGGGGAATTCATCAGGACGCATGCATGTCATCTACAGTTGA